A segment of the bacterium genome:
AATTCAGCCGGAATACCAGCGCAACTACATTTATGCAGAAGAGAACTGCGATGTGGCAGTGATTGACTCTATCCTAAAAGGCTATCCTCTGGGCTTAATCTATTTCATCAAAACCGCAGATGGCCGCTTTGAAGTGTTGGACGGGCAACAACGCATTACCAGCATCGGCCGCTTCCTCACCAAGCGGTTCTCCGTCCAAGTGAATGGAACCGTGCAAAATTTCGATAGCCTGGCTAGCGACTTGCGCGATAAGATCCTCGAAACAACGCTTCTTGTTTACGAATGCGAAGGAACTGAACCCGAAATTAAAGAGTGGTTCAAAACCATCAACATCGTCGGGATTCCGCTTAACGAACAAGAAGTGCTAAACTCCATCTATTCCGGGCCGTTCGTTACTGCTGCGAAAGCCGAGTTCAGTAACAGCGCAAACGCAAACTTGGAAAAATGGAGCGCTTACGTTCGCGGTTCTGCTAATCGCCAAGAAATCTTGGCATGCGCCATCAAATGGGTCAGCGAGGGCGACGTGGATGGATACCTTGCCGCGCACCGGAACTCGAGCGACATCTCGGAAATCAAGCGCCACTTCAATACGGTTATCGAATGGGTTTCCACCGTGTTCCCGGCGACCGAAAAGGAAATGCGGGGCATCGATTGGGACAGGCTCTATCGCGCCTACCACGATACTGCCTTCGACCCCAAGGAAGTGGATGCTGATGTTAAGGCTCTCTACGCCGATCCCTACGTTAAGAACCGCAAGGGGATATTCGAGTATGTTCTCGGCGGCAAGAAAGAAACGAAGTTGCTGGAAATCCGAATCTTCGATGATGGCGACAAGCAAACCGTTTACCGCGCTCAAACAAAAGCGGCGAAGGAAGCAAAAAATTCCAATTGCCCGCTGTGCGCTCTCGGGCACGCCTCCAACAAGGACAGACTTTGGGAGTTGCGCGAGATGGATGCCGACCACGTTACTGCGTGGAGCCATGGCGGGGCCACTGCCATCGAAAACTGTCAGATGCTGTGCCGTCCGCACAATCAGGCAAAAGGGAACAAGTAATAACTTTTTGCGCCGACGCGGGGGTGGGCAAGGCTGGGCATAGTCTGCTTCTCCGAAAACAAATCCGCGTATCTTACGCTTATGTGGGATGGAACTCATAACAATTTTCGCGGTGCGCTGGATTCATTTATTCTGGCGAACGGGCTAAAAAGAAAGATGGTTGGGGGGTTGCCTTGCCTCGATGCTGTAGGCGATCCGGACTTGATGAGGCGCATAAGGCAG
Coding sequences within it:
- a CDS encoding DUF262 domain-containing protein codes for the protein MKTQLRTEITIKALCEGFVYNELEGKGLFGLAGKLTIQPEYQRNYIYAEENCDVAVIDSILKGYPLGLIYFIKTADGRFEVLDGQQRITSIGRFLTKRFSVQVNGTVQNFDSLASDLRDKILETTLLVYECEGTEPEIKEWFKTINIVGIPLNEQEVLNSIYSGPFVTAAKAEFSNSANANLEKWSAYVRGSANRQEILACAIKWVSEGDVDGYLAAHRNSSDISEIKRHFNTVIEWVSTVFPATEKEMRGIDWDRLYRAYHDTAFDPKEVDADVKALYADPYVKNRKGIFEYVLGGKKETKLLEIRIFDDGDKQTVYRAQTKAAKEAKNSNCPLCALGHASNKDRLWELREMDADHVTAWSHGGATAIENCQMLCRPHNQAKGNK